A genomic window from Plasmodium malariae genome assembly, chromosome: 10 includes:
- the PmUG01_10054200 gene encoding Plasmodium exported protein, unknown function encodes MKKNFNSIIFIKIFIFTLLFWIIRYNNDLKSCNGLLDEKYKLDRDLNLTTNRQLAHHSVNRNFDGRYNKVLDEEHISKNKKDILSQNKELKESELKREIRHKVHRSSNCSLSSRADVFCEKKIFSVLHSIDKIKNNEEMTEWEKCTAINRKKIKLLLIPASVLLLVLLVYSKLGTMSKDTVNIGNAYSYLIYIIFLGFAFAIYLSVALGIIYTYRKIKKYRIINKYK; translated from the exons atgaaaaaaaatttcaattccatcatttttattaaaatcttTATCTttactcttttattttggaTAATTCGTTATAACAATGATTtg aagaGCTGCAATGGGTTATTGGATGAGAAGTATAAGTTAGATAGAGATTTAAACTTAACTACTAATCGACAGTTAGCACATCATTCAGTGAATAGAAATTTTGATGGACGATATAATAAAGTGCTAGATGAAGAACAtatatctaaaaataaaaaagatatattatcacaaaacaaagaattaaaagaaagtgaattaaaaagagaaatacgGCATAAAGTGCATAGAAGTAGTAATTGTTCGTTATCTAGTAGAGCGGATGTattttgtgaaaaaaaaatattcagcGTATTACATTCCATtgacaaaataaagaataacgAAGAAATGACCGAATGGGAAAAGTGTACAGCCATAAATAGaaagaagataaaattattattaattcctGCCTCAGTTTTATTATTGGTATTATTAGTATATTCAAAATTAGGGACTATGTCAAAGGATACAGTTAATATAGGAAATGCATATTCTTATCttatctatataatttttttaggtTTTGCATTCGCGATATATTTATCTGTTGCATTAGGCATTATTTATAcctatagaaaaattaaaaaatatagaattataaataaatataagtaa